One window from the genome of Pedobacter schmidteae encodes:
- a CDS encoding DUF4374 domain-containing protein, whose protein sequence is MKRLNHIPTKLLALILVLVSVSGCEKRNVGSVEQGTKYSAILCVGSWPNTAYYISSIPSLTSGTISLKGNGAEMTGKVYAQDVIQRDGFYYHANAGSGRLGKYHVENGVLLIDREIPFSWLNWSSYTWVDNNTLVIFGDGKGEARYAIVKVDKMTIKTGRLTLNTIAPGFQIYNFGFAEYRNNKIFLGYGFGSNDWTNYPKMPVYPKSFVAVIDYANMAVEKTIEETRSNGLGGSSVYAPSSFIDENNDLYFISDPVNIYDYVSPSVMYRIKNGSTEIDPTYFFNFSAATNNERAPAMWYIGNGKAIVRSRINGESIDTDHYYCVVDVKSGALIKKLDLPADKGERMVNAVIVEDGKAFIAVNAADRDYIWEYDPATDKLTKGVEFIGGIDYILRIEKLK, encoded by the coding sequence ATGAAAAGACTAAATCATATACCCACAAAACTATTGGCACTGATACTTGTGCTTGTTTCTGTCAGCGGATGCGAAAAAAGAAACGTAGGCAGCGTAGAACAAGGAACAAAATATTCGGCTATCCTTTGTGTAGGCAGCTGGCCAAACACGGCATATTACATTTCCAGTATCCCCTCTCTTACCAGCGGCACAATCAGTTTGAAGGGCAACGGGGCCGAAATGACAGGTAAAGTATATGCACAGGATGTTATTCAGCGCGATGGTTTTTATTATCACGCAAATGCAGGGAGCGGACGTTTAGGAAAATACCATGTAGAAAATGGGGTGCTGTTAATCGATAGGGAAATTCCATTCTCGTGGTTAAACTGGTCATCATATACCTGGGTTGATAACAATACACTGGTGATTTTTGGTGATGGTAAAGGCGAGGCAAGATATGCGATTGTTAAAGTAGATAAAATGACCATTAAAACAGGTCGCTTAACATTAAACACGATTGCGCCTGGATTTCAGATTTACAACTTCGGTTTCGCAGAATACAGAAATAACAAAATTTTCCTTGGCTATGGCTTTGGCTCTAACGACTGGACCAACTATCCTAAAATGCCGGTATATCCTAAATCGTTTGTGGCTGTAATAGACTATGCTAATATGGCGGTTGAAAAAACAATAGAAGAAACACGTAGTAATGGTTTGGGTGGTTCAAGTGTTTATGCACCTTCTTCATTCATAGATGAAAACAATGACCTTTATTTCATCAGCGACCCGGTAAACATATATGATTACGTTTCTCCATCGGTGATGTACCGGATCAAAAACGGATCAACAGAAATCGACCCTACCTACTTTTTCAACTTCTCGGCAGCAACGAATAATGAAAGAGCACCAGCCATGTGGTATATAGGTAATGGCAAGGCTATTGTTCGCTCACGTATTAACGGAGAGTCAATTGACACTGATCATTATTACTGTGTAGTCGATGTTAAATCGGGTGCCCTCATTAAAAAACTGGACCTTCCGGCAGATAAAGGAGAACGTATGGTGAACGCCGTAATTGTGGAAGATGGAAAAGCTTTTATTGCCGTGAATGCAGCAGATAGAGATTATATTTGGGAGTATGACCCGGCTACAGACAAGCTGACCAAAGGTGTTGAATTTATAGGTGGAATAGATTATATTCTCCGTATTGAAAAACTGAAATAA
- a CDS encoding TonB-dependent receptor codes for MRKSLLILCSLLVCLSAYAQNQLRVTGTVTSSKDRSPVISSITIKGTSKGVSSGVNGAYVLENVPKDATLIFSSLGFQKLEVPVNGRQVINITLESDDQALDEVMVVAYGTAKKSTYTGAASALKPNKDVPVISFENAMIGRVPGVQVTTASGQAGAVPSIRVRGIGSMIASKEPLYVIDGVPSISGNAGINQDPLYASNNVMSSLNPADIESITILKDAAASSLYGSRAANGVVVVTTKRGKLGKPVINLKSSVGLTPSWATDNYEPAGIQEQTNMLYRVFHDLNTSALKTDAVANADALNRLKTRFNRHGYTFSTNGTGLAENVIITGLTDGIENRDGRYFDWEKALFRTAVYQTNDLSVSGGDANTTYYTSLSYTKDQSRIKVNNFDRLSGRINLAQKVGKYVELISNVNVARNKQSGFNDTRNTSTNYFMQSRNLLWGFYWPTDYKTGLPYTARYGSLAQNAVYYNNEWENSSINRRITANETLTIKVLPELNLKSILSYDNAQIKEHTYFSALHFSATTTKGSVEEITTNINKLVSSTTLNYDKQFGLHSLGLLGGFEVEKNEIDYMRATGTDLPSAQLHTVATAGATSSSAFNTANSLVSLLSRAEYNYNGKYYASASFRRDGSSKLAPEIRWGNFWSVAGSWRIKNEAFMANVDYISNLRLRASYGINATLPPGDFAWRQQIAYGTKYMNLPGGGKNNVTTPIKWETNYNTNLALEFGLLNNRITGTVEYFNRDSKDLLQDVPISMATGFSTAVINIGQMNNRGFEIELGGDIISKEGLRWGASINATFIKSKVVKLAGGKDIIWYDPTGGAAAGEDRRAQFIYREGQPTLSLYGYEWAGVHKETGKNVWYMNSGATGDLVYNGRQATYDFNKASYGIIGDATPDVYGGINTDVTYKNFTLALNFNYKLGGKLYDGAFKDVADDGYYWERIRAQEVYDNMWTPQNTDGTLPKLSGNDLTDPQQYSTRQMHNASFLRLKNVTLAYNLPKTLINKIGVSNTRVYVNGSNLLTFSKYKIADPEVNQYGTRGWETPYGKTYTFGIEFSF; via the coding sequence ATGAGAAAATCTCTACTAATCTTGTGCAGTTTGCTGGTCTGCTTGTCGGCCTATGCGCAAAACCAGCTTAGGGTAACCGGAACGGTTACCTCTTCTAAGGACCGCAGTCCGGTTATTTCCAGCATTACCATCAAAGGGACATCAAAAGGGGTGTCATCAGGTGTAAATGGGGCCTATGTGCTGGAAAATGTTCCTAAAGATGCTACACTTATTTTTTCGTCCCTAGGTTTCCAAAAACTGGAAGTCCCTGTAAATGGGCGGCAGGTGATCAACATCACTCTTGAATCTGACGATCAGGCCCTGGATGAAGTGATGGTAGTAGCCTACGGAACAGCTAAAAAAAGCACTTATACCGGTGCGGCCTCGGCTTTAAAACCCAACAAAGATGTGCCTGTAATTTCGTTTGAAAATGCCATGATCGGTAGGGTGCCCGGGGTACAGGTGACTACAGCATCTGGTCAGGCCGGGGCGGTGCCCAGTATCCGGGTACGTGGAATTGGCTCTATGATCGCTTCTAAGGAGCCGCTATATGTAATTGACGGAGTACCTTCTATATCCGGAAATGCAGGTATCAATCAGGACCCCCTATATGCCAGCAACAATGTAATGAGCTCGCTAAATCCCGCGGATATTGAATCCATAACCATATTAAAAGATGCTGCTGCATCTTCTCTATATGGTTCCAGGGCTGCAAATGGAGTGGTAGTGGTGACTACAAAACGTGGTAAATTGGGCAAGCCGGTCATTAATTTGAAATCTTCGGTAGGTTTAACTCCGAGCTGGGCAACGGATAACTATGAGCCGGCAGGGATACAGGAACAAACCAATATGTTGTACCGTGTATTTCACGACCTGAATACCTCTGCGCTGAAAACGGATGCCGTTGCCAATGCAGATGCATTGAACAGGTTAAAAACAAGATTCAACAGACATGGTTATACTTTCTCTACCAACGGAACTGGTCTGGCTGAAAATGTGATTATAACGGGCTTAACCGATGGCATTGAAAACAGAGATGGACGTTATTTTGATTGGGAGAAAGCGCTTTTCAGAACGGCAGTGTATCAGACCAATGACCTGTCCGTAAGTGGGGGTGATGCCAATACGACCTATTATACCTCTCTTTCCTATACCAAAGACCAAAGCAGGATAAAAGTGAACAATTTTGACCGTTTGTCTGGTCGCATTAATCTCGCACAAAAAGTCGGAAAGTATGTTGAATTGATATCTAACGTTAACGTTGCAAGAAACAAACAATCAGGCTTTAATGATACCAGAAATACCAGTACCAATTATTTTATGCAATCCCGAAACCTGCTTTGGGGTTTTTACTGGCCTACCGATTATAAAACAGGCTTGCCCTATACTGCGCGCTACGGCAGTTTAGCACAAAATGCTGTGTATTACAATAACGAATGGGAAAACAGTTCCATCAACCGGAGAATAACCGCCAACGAAACTTTAACCATTAAAGTCCTTCCGGAACTAAACCTCAAATCAATATTGTCCTACGATAATGCGCAGATAAAAGAGCATACTTATTTCAGCGCCCTTCATTTTAGTGCAACCACCACCAAAGGGTCGGTGGAAGAAATTACCACCAACATTAACAAATTAGTGTCCTCTACCACACTGAATTACGATAAACAATTCGGATTGCATAGTCTGGGCTTGTTAGGTGGTTTTGAGGTAGAGAAAAACGAAATAGACTATATGAGGGCAACAGGGACTGATTTGCCTTCGGCTCAACTGCATACAGTAGCAACCGCCGGAGCAACAAGTTCCAGTGCTTTCAATACCGCCAATTCCCTTGTTTCCCTGTTATCACGTGCAGAGTATAATTATAATGGCAAATATTATGCATCAGCATCCTTTCGCAGGGATGGTTCTTCGAAACTTGCACCAGAGATACGATGGGGTAACTTTTGGTCGGTAGCCGGTTCCTGGAGAATCAAAAATGAAGCATTTATGGCAAATGTGGATTACATTAGTAATTTGCGGCTAAGAGCATCATATGGTATAAACGCGACACTGCCACCGGGCGACTTTGCCTGGAGACAGCAGATTGCTTATGGAACAAAATACATGAACCTGCCAGGTGGCGGAAAGAACAACGTGACTACGCCTATCAAGTGGGAGACCAATTACAACACCAATCTTGCACTTGAATTTGGTTTGCTCAACAACCGCATTACGGGCACGGTTGAGTACTTTAACCGCGACTCTAAAGACTTACTGCAGGATGTGCCCATCTCTATGGCTACAGGGTTTTCAACCGCAGTCATCAATATTGGGCAGATGAACAATCGCGGCTTTGAAATAGAGCTTGGTGGGGACATCATTTCAAAAGAAGGATTGAGGTGGGGCGCCAGTATCAACGCAACATTTATCAAATCAAAAGTAGTTAAGCTGGCTGGTGGAAAGGATATCATTTGGTACGATCCAACGGGTGGTGCTGCTGCAGGTGAAGATAGAAGAGCACAATTTATTTATAGAGAAGGACAACCTACCTTAAGTTTATATGGTTATGAATGGGCGGGAGTGCATAAAGAGACCGGTAAAAACGTGTGGTACATGAACTCGGGGGCCACAGGTGATCTGGTATACAATGGACGACAAGCCACCTATGATTTTAACAAAGCGTCTTATGGAATTATTGGCGATGCCACACCGGATGTTTATGGTGGCATCAATACCGATGTAACTTACAAAAACTTTACCCTGGCGCTTAATTTCAACTATAAATTGGGCGGAAAGTTATATGACGGCGCTTTTAAAGATGTGGCTGATGATGGCTATTATTGGGAAAGGATAAGGGCACAGGAGGTTTACGACAACATGTGGACGCCGCAAAATACCGATGGCACACTACCCAAACTATCGGGAAACGATCTGACCGATCCACAACAATACAGTACTCGCCAGATGCATAATGCCAGTTTCTTAAGGCTTAAAAATGTGACGTTGGCTTACAACCTACCAAAAACGCTGATCAACAAGATTGGTGTTTCCAATACCAGGGTGTATGTGAATGGCTCCAATCTGCTGACTTTTTCAAAGTATAAAATTGCCGATCCGGAAGTCAACCAATATGGCACCAGAGGCTGGGAAACACCTTACGGCAAAACCTACACCTTTGGAATAGAGTTTAGTTTTTAA
- a CDS encoding PepSY domain-containing protein, giving the protein MSFKKINAWLHLWLGLASGIVVFVLGITGCVLVFEQEIKSMTSPWLHAEKPVDGKLLPPSMLVSSLQKHVPDKHIESIWYHGENHTAHLNIHGSDSIAYVNPYTAELMAMVDHEDVFHFFEEGHFYLWLPEKIGHQVVGWGTFIFFFLLLSGLILWWPKKWNKRGRDQSFKIRWRARFKRVNYDLHNVLGFYSILLAIVFAFTGLMMSFTWFNKSVYWLAGGTDGPRVEALSDTTANLNVNLMAQVDKAWYKGIHEIAEYHPYEILMHFPEKASEAIYVCTDMYNGTWRDVYLDQYSLKELPASNKRVRDEDLASWIRRYNYGLHLGLFGGLPVKMIYFLASLICASLPLTGFYIWCGKKKKAKR; this is encoded by the coding sequence ATGTCATTTAAAAAGATTAATGCCTGGTTGCATTTGTGGCTTGGCTTAGCTTCCGGGATCGTAGTTTTTGTGCTGGGAATTACCGGCTGTGTATTGGTATTTGAGCAGGAAATTAAAAGTATGACCTCACCTTGGCTTCATGCTGAAAAGCCTGTAGATGGCAAATTACTACCGCCATCAATGCTGGTCAGCTCTTTGCAGAAGCATGTTCCGGACAAGCATATTGAATCGATATGGTACCATGGCGAAAACCATACAGCGCACCTTAATATTCATGGATCGGACTCCATTGCCTATGTAAATCCTTATACTGCCGAACTGATGGCTATGGTAGACCATGAAGATGTTTTCCATTTTTTTGAGGAGGGGCATTTTTACTTGTGGCTACCTGAAAAAATTGGTCACCAGGTGGTGGGCTGGGGTACATTTATATTTTTCTTTTTGTTGCTGAGTGGACTGATTTTGTGGTGGCCAAAAAAATGGAATAAAAGAGGTCGCGATCAGAGTTTTAAAATCAGATGGCGTGCGAGATTTAAAAGAGTAAACTATGATCTACACAATGTATTGGGCTTTTATTCAATCCTATTGGCTATAGTTTTTGCATTTACGGGATTGATGATGAGTTTTACCTGGTTCAATAAAAGTGTGTATTGGCTGGCTGGAGGAACAGATGGCCCTCGTGTGGAGGCCCTTTCGGATACTACCGCTAATTTAAATGTTAATTTAATGGCCCAGGTAGACAAAGCCTGGTATAAGGGGATACATGAAATTGCCGAATACCATCCTTATGAGATTTTAATGCATTTCCCTGAAAAAGCATCGGAGGCCATTTATGTTTGTACCGATATGTACAATGGCACCTGGCGGGATGTTTACCTGGATCAGTATTCATTAAAGGAACTGCCGGCATCTAATAAAAGAGTAAGAGATGAAGATTTGGCCTCCTGGATCCGTCGGTATAATTATGGACTACATTTGGGCTTGTTTGGCGGTCTGCCAGTTAAAATGATTTACTTTCTGGCTAGTTTGATTTGTGCCAGTTTACCTTTGACAGGTTTTTATATTTGGTGCGGCAAGAAGAAGAAAGCTAAGCGTTAA
- a CDS encoding SRPBCC domain-containing protein codes for MENFDWTAFTIRILVKADLPALYDAWTKPSEIEKWFLKNAVFYNAGREIDKENSIKEGFTYEWKWYLYDDLEKGRINVANGKDFLQFTFAGECLVDVELSLQEEYVEVKLTQKNIPTDDRNKQYTRLGCHGGWSFYLINLKSVYEGGLDLRNKDTRFKPMLNN; via the coding sequence ATGGAAAACTTTGATTGGACCGCATTCACGATCAGGATATTAGTAAAGGCAGATCTGCCGGCCTTATATGACGCATGGACAAAGCCATCGGAAATAGAAAAATGGTTTTTAAAAAATGCTGTTTTTTATAATGCCGGAAGGGAAATTGACAAAGAAAATTCCATTAAAGAGGGCTTTACTTATGAATGGAAATGGTATCTGTATGATGACCTTGAAAAAGGTCGTATCAACGTGGCCAATGGTAAAGACTTTTTACAATTTACCTTTGCGGGCGAATGCCTTGTTGACGTTGAACTGAGCCTGCAGGAAGAATATGTAGAGGTAAAGTTAACCCAGAAAAACATTCCTACTGATGATCGAAATAAACAATATACCAGGTTGGGTTGTCACGGAGGCTGGTCCTTTTACTTAATTAACTTAAAATCGGTGTATGAAGGCGGATTGGATTTGCGAAATAAAGACACCAGGTTTAAGCCCATGTTAAACAATTAA
- a CDS encoding RagB/SusD family nutrient uptake outer membrane protein, with protein sequence MKTIHIFLAALLIAGLSSCKKFLDQKPSNLGDAPTAIKTPADAQVVINGLMRSMTSSSYYGRNFMMYGDVKGGDLTIVSQGRGLDPLYTFAHSATDNNYGSFWSQIYYCIAQTNYLLAGIAKIEATGATTAYNTYKGQALTARALMYFDLVRLYGKSYTDNKTSFGIPNITTEIGPEAQPLRNTVEENYIQILSDLKAATTLLPKTKTNGYINYYANLAIQARVYLTMGDYPNALKAAEEIITAPLYPSVYSNTEWLDSWKSQFGKESIFELGIFPLEGDLGTASLGFYLRRKGHDAGSVLGWFVASDYFINRIKQDPNDVRLGIMSNDEISATRLGAIYKYSGSTTLVGDGKNNSTAVNIKVIRLSEIYLIAAEAALPTDKLKAASYLNAIRKRSPGLIPATALTVTLDMILDEKSKELVGEGQRFFDMIRLNRSITFNDEILGLTPTGRPKTIDRTFYKTILPIPQAEINANPGLKAQQNKDY encoded by the coding sequence ATGAAAACAATACATATATTTCTGGCCGCATTGCTTATAGCAGGCTTGTCCTCCTGCAAGAAATTTCTGGATCAAAAACCCAGTAACCTTGGCGATGCGCCAACAGCAATTAAAACACCCGCAGATGCACAGGTGGTGATAAATGGTTTAATGCGTAGCATGACCAGCTCGAGTTATTATGGAAGAAACTTTATGATGTATGGCGACGTTAAAGGAGGTGATCTGACCATCGTTTCGCAAGGTAGAGGACTCGATCCTTTGTATACTTTTGCACATAGTGCTACAGATAACAATTATGGGAGCTTTTGGTCGCAAATCTATTATTGCATTGCGCAAACCAATTACCTGTTGGCGGGTATTGCAAAAATTGAAGCTACCGGAGCCACAACCGCCTATAATACTTACAAAGGTCAGGCCTTAACGGCCAGAGCATTAATGTATTTTGACCTGGTGCGTCTTTACGGAAAATCCTATACCGATAATAAAACCTCTTTTGGCATCCCAAATATTACCACTGAAATAGGTCCCGAAGCTCAGCCCTTGCGTAATACGGTAGAAGAGAACTACATACAAATACTTTCTGATTTGAAGGCAGCGACCACTTTGTTGCCCAAAACAAAAACAAATGGTTATATCAATTATTATGCTAATCTGGCTATTCAGGCCAGGGTTTATTTAACCATGGGTGACTATCCAAATGCTTTAAAAGCAGCTGAAGAAATCATTACTGCTCCACTTTATCCATCTGTATACAGCAATACCGAATGGCTGGATTCCTGGAAATCACAATTTGGAAAGGAATCTATTTTTGAACTTGGAATATTTCCCCTGGAAGGAGATTTAGGTACTGCTTCGTTGGGTTTTTACCTGAGACGCAAAGGTCATGATGCCGGCTCAGTTCTGGGCTGGTTTGTGGCCAGCGATTATTTTATTAACCGCATTAAACAAGATCCCAATGATGTTAGACTAGGTATCATGAGCAATGATGAAATTTCGGCTACACGTTTAGGTGCAATTTATAAATATAGCGGAAGTACAACCTTAGTCGGAGATGGAAAAAACAATTCAACAGCTGTAAACATCAAGGTGATCCGATTGTCGGAAATCTATTTGATTGCTGCCGAAGCGGCATTGCCTACCGATAAATTGAAAGCGGCATCTTACCTCAATGCGATCCGCAAAAGATCGCCTGGACTGATACCTGCAACCGCCTTAACTGTTACTTTAGATATGATCCTTGATGAAAAAAGCAAAGAATTAGTAGGGGAAGGGCAAAGGTTTTTTGACATGATCCGTTTGAACAGGAGCATCACCTTTAATGACGAGATTTTAGGACTCACGCCAACAGGACGACCAAAAACCATTGACAGGACCTTTTACAAAACTATATTGCCAATTCCTCAGGCTGAAATCAACGCCAATCCGGGATTAAAAGCGCAACAAAATAAAGACTATTGA
- a CDS encoding efflux RND transporter periplasmic adaptor subunit encodes MKRIVMLLGLCAVLCHTSCISKKEKKEEAAKYAVTSPLKIDTSFNKEFVSQIRSVKNIEIRAQEKGYLQNIYVDEGQFVKSGQLLFKIMPKMYEAELLKAKAETRVAEIELQNTKTLADKNVVSKNELSMAQAKLDQAKAEMAVAKLHLSFTEIRAPFDGTIDRIPLKLGSLVDEGQLLTSLSDNSQMYAYFNVSEPEYLDYQTNVKGRGDRKVSLLLANNEPHKYKGDVETIESEFDNETGNIAFRAKFPNPDRLLKHGETGKVKMTVPLKNALVIPQKATYEIQDKQYVFVIDKNGVVRSRNITISSQMPDLYIVGSGLSENDHVLLEGVQKVKEDDKIKYEFITPKEVIAHLQLKAE; translated from the coding sequence ATGAAGAGAATAGTAATGCTCTTGGGTTTATGTGCCGTATTGTGCCATACCAGCTGTATATCTAAAAAAGAAAAAAAAGAAGAAGCTGCTAAATATGCCGTAACCAGTCCACTAAAAATTGATACCTCCTTTAACAAGGAATTTGTTTCGCAGATCAGATCAGTAAAAAACATTGAAATCAGAGCTCAGGAAAAGGGTTATCTGCAAAATATTTATGTAGATGAAGGTCAATTTGTTAAATCTGGTCAGCTGCTGTTTAAGATTATGCCCAAGATGTATGAGGCCGAACTTTTGAAAGCAAAGGCCGAGACCAGAGTTGCAGAAATAGAATTACAAAATACAAAAACACTGGCCGACAAAAATGTAGTCTCTAAAAATGAATTGTCTATGGCTCAGGCCAAGCTCGACCAGGCTAAAGCCGAAATGGCTGTAGCTAAGCTGCACCTTTCTTTTACCGAAATCAGGGCACCTTTTGACGGTACAATTGACCGCATTCCATTAAAGCTTGGAAGTTTGGTAGATGAAGGTCAGTTGTTGACCAGTCTATCCGACAACAGTCAGATGTATGCTTATTTTAATGTTTCGGAACCGGAATATCTGGATTATCAAACCAATGTTAAAGGTCGCGGCGACCGCAAGGTGAGCTTGCTTTTGGCCAATAATGAGCCTCATAAATACAAAGGAGATGTAGAAACCATTGAAAGTGAGTTTGACAATGAAACAGGGAACATTGCTTTCAGGGCTAAATTTCCGAATCCCGACCGGCTGTTAAAACATGGTGAAACCGGTAAGGTAAAAATGACTGTTCCACTCAAAAATGCCTTGGTTATTCCTCAGAAAGCCACTTACGAGATTCAGGATAAACAATATGTTTTTGTCATCGATAAAAATGGAGTTGTCAGATCAAGAAACATCACCATCAGCAGCCAAATGCCCGATTTATACATCGTTGGAAGTGGGCTTTCAGAAAATGACCACGTATTGCTGGAGGGCGTCCAGAAAGTAAAAGAGGACGATAAAATCAAATATGAGTTTATTACACCTAAGGAAGTTATTGCTCATCTGCAATTGAAAGCAGAATAA
- a CDS encoding TonB-dependent receptor yields MSYGKTLLLLLFTTLSAGTFAQNTTSISGYIKDGNEIITGASVLIKGTKTGVTSNTEGYYELKNIKPGAYTLVVSYLGYLKEIKSITLSNNQTLSLNFSLKKDLQQLHNVNIQGKTKNQEVKESGFAVNAIDTKKFANTTADLNQILNRSTGVRIREQGGLGSDFKFSINGLSGKQVKFFIDGIPMEVMGSAMSLNNIPVNLADRLEVFKGVVPVQLGADALGGAVNVVTNQKASNYLDVSHSYGSFNTNRSALTTQVVNKKTGIIVKASGFLNASDNNYKMKGVDVLESGPQPGHYIPEEELSDKLYISGDVNRFHDKYFSALAQLEAGITNKKWADVLFVGGGYNEVHQDLQTGFDQKTVYGNVRRTSYAKSATIRYKKDNLFTKGLNLSAFAARSSDTYRTTDTLFAKYIWDNSWFDSGYTEMGNGIKTIGVIKRPRTYAMANMSYVINPKHSLNLNYTLDHLKNETYNALQVSKDSLPGKVNKQIVGLAYQQDFLEGRLVNTFFAKYYNLDLARAKYINRVLTFQDTTSRNMGYGLASRYKFVNGLGVKASYEHAYRLQEAEEVFGDGLNLQGNPNLRPENSDNINLGAFYGFQINKSSFFIEASGFYRNAKDFIFPVPDVRSNLLKNENQSSVRITGFESEVRYNYDQLLSVTVNMTYQNAINTTKDGQTASYYVEGTYNNKIPNQPWLFGNADFTIGKNDVLGKNTRLQFNWFTQYINWFYLTWESKGNPNGKSDIPTQFVQNAALSYSVQNGRYNISAECRNLTDQLTYDNFKLQKPGRSFSVKFRYFIQ; encoded by the coding sequence ATGTCATACGGAAAAACTCTACTCTTACTCCTATTCACAACACTCTCAGCTGGTACCTTCGCCCAAAACACAACCAGTATTTCGGGATATATTAAAGACGGGAATGAAATCATTACAGGAGCTTCTGTACTAATTAAAGGTACCAAAACAGGTGTTACCTCCAATACTGAGGGCTATTATGAACTCAAGAATATTAAACCTGGTGCCTATACTTTAGTGGTTTCTTATCTGGGTTATCTAAAAGAGATCAAATCAATTACGTTAAGTAACAATCAAACCTTAAGCCTCAATTTTTCCTTAAAAAAGGACTTGCAGCAACTTCATAATGTAAACATTCAGGGAAAAACTAAAAACCAGGAGGTAAAAGAGTCGGGCTTTGCGGTAAATGCCATTGATACCAAGAAATTTGCAAACACAACAGCTGATCTGAACCAGATTCTGAACCGAAGTACGGGCGTAAGAATCAGAGAGCAAGGTGGACTTGGTTCGGATTTTAAATTTTCTATCAATGGTTTATCCGGTAAGCAGGTAAAATTTTTTATCGATGGAATTCCAATGGAAGTAATGGGTAGTGCTATGTCTTTAAATAACATACCGGTAAATCTTGCCGATCGACTGGAGGTGTTTAAAGGTGTGGTTCCGGTACAGCTTGGTGCTGATGCATTGGGTGGTGCAGTAAATGTAGTGACCAATCAAAAGGCCAGTAATTATTTGGATGTAAGTCATAGTTATGGCTCGTTCAATACCAATCGCTCGGCATTAACCACACAGGTGGTAAATAAAAAAACGGGTATTATTGTAAAAGCCAGTGGATTTTTGAATGCATCAGATAACAATTATAAAATGAAGGGTGTGGATGTATTAGAAAGTGGTCCTCAACCCGGCCATTATATTCCTGAAGAAGAATTATCTGATAAATTATATATTTCAGGAGATGTAAACCGTTTTCATGACAAATATTTTTCGGCACTTGCTCAGCTGGAAGCTGGTATTACCAACAAAAAGTGGGCTGATGTTCTATTTGTTGGCGGTGGTTATAACGAGGTACACCAGGATTTGCAAACGGGTTTCGATCAGAAGACAGTATATGGTAATGTGAGAAGAACTAGTTATGCCAAAAGTGCTACCATACGTTATAAGAAAGATAATTTGTTTACAAAAGGGCTAAATCTGAGTGCGTTTGCAGCCAGGTCTTCAGATACCTACCGGACTACAGATACACTTTTTGCAAAGTACATATGGGACAATAGCTGGTTTGATAGTGGTTATACGGAAATGGGAAATGGTATTAAAACTATTGGTGTAATCAAAAGGCCAAGAACCTATGCGATGGCCAACATGAGTTATGTGATTAATCCGAAACATTCCCTGAACTTAAATTATACGCTTGACCATCTGAAAAATGAAACTTACAATGCATTACAAGTTTCAAAAGACAGTTTGCCGGGCAAGGTGAATAAACAAATTGTTGGTTTGGCCTATCAGCAGGATTTCTTAGAGGGCAGACTGGTCAATACTTTTTTTGCTAAATATTACAATCTGGATTTAGCACGGGCAAAATATATAAACAGGGTTCTTACTTTCCAGGATACAACGAGTCGTAATATGGGATATGGATTGGCTTCCAGGTATAAATTTGTTAATGGATTGGGCGTTAAGGCTTCATACGAGCATGCTTATCGTTTGCAGGAAGCGGAAGAGGTATTTGGCGATGGGCTAAACCTGCAAGGGAATCCAAATTTGCGACCTGAAAACAGCGACAATATCAACCTTGGTGCTTTTTATGGCTTCCAAATCAATAAAAGCTCCTTCTTTATTGAGGCTTCTGGCTTTTATCGCAATGCAAAAGATTTCATTTTTCCTGTGCCTGATGTACGTTCCAATCTGTTAAAAAACGAGAACCAATCTAGCGTCCGGATTACAGGGTTTGAATCTGAAGTGCGCTATAACTACGATCAGTTGCTTTCGGTAACTGTAAATATGACCTATCAAAATGCTATCAATACGACAAAAGACGGACAAACGGCTTCATATTATGTAGAGGGAACCTACAACAACAAAATCCCAAACCAGCCGTGGTTATTCGGAAATGCTGATTTTACCATCGGTAAAAATGATGTGCTTGGAAAAAATACCAGATTGCAGTTTAACTGGTTTACACAATATATCAATTGGTTTTACCTGACCTGGGAAAGCAAAGGTAACCCAAATGGAAAATCGGATATCCCTACTCAGTTTGTTCAAAATGCTGCCTTAAGTTATTCGGTTCAAAATGGCAGATATAACATTTCTGCTGAATGCAGAAACCTTACGGATCAACTGACTTATGATAATTTTAAATTGCAAAAACCAGGAAGATCCTTCTCTGTTAAGTTCAGATATTTTATACAGTAA